A section of the Primulina eburnea isolate SZY01 chromosome 1, ASM2296580v1, whole genome shotgun sequence genome encodes:
- the LOC140823395 gene encoding V-type proton ATPase subunit G 1-like, which yields MAASGSQNGIQLLLAAEQEAQHIVNTARTAKQNRLKQAKEEAEKDIADFRAQMEAEFQKKVSESSGDSGANMKRLEQETEEKISHLKEEASRVSPDVVSMLLRHVTTVKN from the exons ATGGCAGCCAGTGGTAGCCAGAATGGCATTCAACTGTTACTAGCAGCAGAACAAGAAGCTCAGCACATTGTCAATACCGCTAGAACCG CAAAGCAAAACAGGTTGAAACAGGCAAAAGAAGAAGCCGAGAAAGATATTGCTGATTTCCGTGCTCAAATGGAAGCCGAATTTCAGAAAAAGGTTTCAGAG AGCAGTGGAGACTCGGGTGCCAACATGAAGCGTCTTGAACAAGAGACAGAGGAAAAGATCTCTCACCTCAAGGAAGAGGCTTCAAGAGTTTCCCCTGATGTTGTCTCGATGCTGTTGAGGCACGTGACTACCGTGAAGAACTGA